The Thermodesulfovibrionales bacterium genome includes a region encoding these proteins:
- a CDS encoding acyl-CoA dehydrogenase family protein, giving the protein MDYFLTEEQLMIKEIARKIAEEKVVPVREELDEKEEFPWDIMKAIAQADLLRIFIPEEYEGLGKGALELCIAVEELSRACLGVSTTYAANALGTYPIILFGNEEQKRKYLPDIASGKRLVAFALTEANAGSDAGGIETTAKKEGDYYILNGTKQWITNGGEAEIYTVIAITDKKKGARGASAFIVEKGTPGFSFGKKEKKMGIRASATRELIFENCKVPKENLLGREGMGFIVAMKTLDHSRVGVGAQGVGVAQGAFEVALDYARKRHQFGHPIISFQAIQHMLADMATEIEAARALVYSVARYMDSGAKDFSKESAMAKLFATDMAMRVTTNAVQILGGYGYMREYPVEKMMRDAKILQIYEGTNQIQRNVIGQELIKESLKKKS; this is encoded by the coding sequence ATGGATTATTTTCTTACAGAAGAACAGCTAATGATAAAGGAGATTGCAAGAAAGATAGCAGAGGAAAAGGTTGTTCCTGTTAGAGAGGAACTTGATGAGAAAGAAGAGTTTCCCTGGGATATAATGAAGGCCATAGCCCAGGCTGACCTTTTAAGGATATTTATACCTGAAGAGTATGAAGGTTTAGGTAAAGGTGCCCTTGAGCTCTGTATAGCAGTTGAGGAGCTTTCGAGGGCGTGCCTTGGTGTATCGACCACATATGCTGCCAATGCACTGGGAACATATCCCATAATATTATTCGGTAATGAAGAGCAAAAAAGAAAATACCTTCCTGATATTGCAAGTGGTAAAAGGCTTGTTGCCTTTGCCCTTACAGAGGCAAATGCCGGAAGTGATGCAGGAGGTATTGAGACTACAGCAAAGAAAGAAGGTGACTATTACATCCTTAATGGCACAAAACAATGGATAACAAATGGTGGTGAGGCAGAGATATACACGGTCATAGCAATCACTGACAAAAAAAAGGGTGCAAGAGGAGCATCAGCCTTTATAGTGGAGAAGGGTACACCGGGATTTTCCTTCGGAAAAAAAGAAAAAAAGATGGGCATAAGGGCATCTGCCACAAGGGAGCTCATATTTGAAAACTGTAAAGTTCCAAAGGAGAATCTCCTTGGCAGGGAAGGAATGGGATTTATTGTAGCCATGAAGACCCTTGACCATTCAAGGGTTGGAGTGGGAGCTCAGGGAGTTGGTGTAGCTCAGGGAGCTTTTGAGGTTGCCCTTGATTATGCGAGAAAGAGGCATCAGTTTGGTCATCCAATAATAAGTTTTCAGGCTATACAGCATATGCTTGCTGATATGGCTACAGAGATAGAGGCAGCAAGGGCACTGGTCTATTCTGTTGCAAGATATATGGATAGTGGAGCAAAGGATTTTTCAAAGGAATCGGCAATGGCAAAATTATTTGCAACAGACATGGCAATGAGGGTCACGACAAATGCTGTACAGATACTGGGTGGTTACGGATATATGAGGGAATATCCTGTAGAAAAGATGATGCGTGATGCAAAGATACTCCAGATCTACGAGGGAACAAACCAGATCCAGAGAAATGTAATAGGTCAGGAGCTCATAAAAGAGTCATTAAAGAAAAAATCTTAG
- a CDS encoding AMP-binding protein translates to MTLKDHFLLSFERFNKRIAFFQPVRPATGERYIWRSFTYEDIKDLSTRLAVYLNKVVSHQDRVLLYAENSVYWCIAYIAIILRGAIAVPLDVESDREGVELVIKDSEVKFVLYSEKTAPVVKEYNGFNIEKVEELLIFDKIEFYEPSEDTIASIIYTSGTTGRPKAVMLTHRNFSFEIEAGKKTGIISSDENVLCILPLHHTYPFVCNFLVPFCLGATISFSPYLRGPEVLKTIKERKITSVIAVPQVLELMRIRILERLKRLPIFLRIPLFVVKRLSSFLRRKYDLNIGRLLFFFLHIKTGFQLRFFASGGARLDPDVMMDLEAFGFTVIEGYGLTETSPVATFNPVKRRKPGSAGKPLDGVELKIINPDETGTGEIAIKGPLVMKGYYKNEELTSQSIQEGWFLTGDLGYIDKDGYLYITGRKKDVIILPSGKTIYPEDIEERYRKAIPLIKEICILDTMEAVIVPDLDYARNKGIVNINSSLKWEIDSLSGKLPSYMRLKGFRLHNEALPKTRLGKFKRFLIRETIEKKSILERKPDPGLETATGKAVLKVLKTLVPSIDNVYLTDHLELDLGLDSLKRLELAAAIEKKFSINLTDDIVARWHILDDVIRDIERLQTLPPARFIPGKRRGAIFRLINRVILRIAHILLRIVFRLLFRLRVQGIDNLPAPPFIITPNHTSYLDGFVLFASLPYRVSKDLYFQGLKKYFPSKFLAELINVISISSDSDILSAMAYSKEILKRGKCLCIFPEGGRSFDGELREFKTGFAILSIEEQVPVVPVIIEGTFKSLPRGRKIPRLSRIDIIIDRPLMPPGGASDAEFLRDKLRERMLKLKSTLSSL, encoded by the coding sequence ATGACCCTTAAGGATCATTTCCTTCTTTCCTTTGAGAGATTCAATAAGAGGATTGCCTTTTTTCAGCCTGTGCGGCCTGCCACTGGGGAAAGATATATCTGGCGCTCTTTTACTTATGAAGATATAAAGGACCTGAGCACGAGACTCGCTGTTTATCTAAATAAAGTTGTATCACATCAGGACAGGGTTCTTCTTTATGCAGAGAATTCGGTTTACTGGTGCATTGCTTACATAGCAATTATCCTGCGGGGTGCCATAGCTGTTCCGCTTGATGTAGAGTCAGACAGGGAGGGTGTGGAGCTTGTTATAAAGGATTCTGAAGTAAAGTTTGTTCTTTATTCAGAAAAGACAGCCCCAGTGGTGAAGGAATACAATGGTTTTAATATTGAAAAAGTTGAAGAATTACTAATATTCGATAAAATTGAATTTTATGAGCCTTCAGAGGATACAATAGCCTCTATAATCTATACCTCAGGTACAACAGGTAGACCCAAGGCAGTGATGCTCACCCACAGAAATTTCAGCTTTGAAATAGAGGCAGGTAAAAAGACAGGTATTATCAGTAGTGATGAGAATGTTCTCTGTATTCTACCACTTCATCACACCTATCCTTTTGTGTGTAATTTCCTTGTTCCATTCTGTCTGGGTGCAACTATTAGCTTTTCACCCTATCTGAGAGGTCCTGAGGTTTTAAAAACAATAAAAGAAAGGAAAATAACTTCTGTTATTGCTGTACCGCAGGTCCTTGAACTAATGAGAATAAGGATACTTGAGCGTTTAAAGAGACTTCCAATCTTTTTAAGGATACCACTGTTTGTGGTAAAAAGACTGAGTTCTTTTTTAAGAAGAAAATATGATCTAAATATCGGCAGGTTGCTGTTCTTCTTTCTTCATATAAAAACTGGTTTTCAGTTAAGATTTTTTGCCTCCGGAGGTGCAAGGCTTGACCCAGATGTGATGATGGACCTTGAGGCTTTTGGTTTTACAGTTATTGAAGGTTACGGTCTTACAGAGACTTCACCTGTTGCTACATTTAATCCTGTTAAAAGAAGAAAACCGGGTTCTGCAGGAAAACCACTTGACGGAGTAGAACTTAAAATTATTAATCCTGATGAAACAGGCACAGGAGAGATAGCTATAAAAGGTCCATTGGTTATGAAGGGTTATTATAAAAATGAGGAGCTTACCAGTCAGTCCATTCAGGAGGGATGGTTTCTCACAGGAGACCTCGGATATATTGATAAAGATGGTTATCTTTACATTACAGGAAGAAAAAAGGATGTGATAATTCTTCCTTCGGGAAAGACCATTTATCCTGAAGATATAGAGGAAAGATACAGAAAGGCAATCCCCCTTATAAAAGAGATATGTATTCTGGATACAATGGAAGCAGTGATTGTTCCTGATCTTGATTATGCAAGAAATAAAGGTATAGTGAATATAAATTCCAGTCTAAAATGGGAGATTGATTCTCTTTCAGGGAAATTACCTTCTTATATGAGGCTTAAAGGATTCAGGCTTCATAATGAAGCCCTTCCAAAGACAAGACTCGGTAAATTCAAAAGGTTTCTTATAAGGGAGACAATAGAGAAGAAATCTATACTGGAGAGAAAACCTGATCCCGGTCTTGAGACAGCTACAGGTAAAGCTGTTCTTAAGGTCCTTAAAACCCTTGTGCCATCAATTGATAATGTCTATCTTACAGACCATCTTGAGCTTGACCTGGGGCTGGATTCCCTAAAGAGACTTGAGCTTGCAGCAGCTATTGAAAAAAAGTTTTCCATAAACCTTACAGATGATATTGTAGCGAGATGGCATATCCTTGATGATGTTATAAGGGACATTGAGAGATTACAGACACTTCCCCCTGCAAGATTCATCCCCGGAAAACGGAGAGGAGCAATCTTTAGATTAATCAATCGGGTCATATTAAGAATAGCCCATATTTTATTAAGGATTGTGTTCAGGCTATTATTCAGACTCAGGGTTCAGGGAATAGATAATCTTCCAGCTCCACCTTTTATTATTACACCCAATCACACAAGTTATCTTGATGGTTTTGTGCTTTTCGCTTCACTTCCATACAGGGTCTCAAAAGATTTATATTTTCAGGGACTCAAGAAATATTTTCCTTCTAAGTTCCTTGCCGAGCTCATAAATGTTATATCCATTAGCTCAGACAGTGATATCCTAAGTGCAATGGCCTATTCAAAAGAGATACTTAAAAGAGGCAAATGCCTGTGCATATTTCCTGAAGGAGGAAGGTCCTTTGACGGAGAACTAAGGGAATTTAAGACCGGATTTGCAATCTTGAGCATCGAGGAGCAGGTACCTGTTGTTCCTGTAATTATTGAAGGGACATTCAAAAGTCTCCCAAGAGGAAGGAAGATACCCAGATTAAGCAGAATAGATATAATTATAGACAGACCACTAATGCCTCCCGGAGGAGCTTCTGATGCAGAATTCCTCCGGGATAAATTAAGAGAACGGATGCTTAAACTTAAAAGCACTCTATCTTCCCTTTGA